In Leptospira licerasiae serovar Varillal str. VAR 010, the sequence GATACTGAGAAAAAATTCCGAAAAGGAGTCCTTGGGCTCCTTTTTTATACAAATGGGAATTTTCCGTATTCAGAAATTGTTTTGTCGATTGAACCTGTGATTTTAATAATACTTTCTATCGAATGGGGTATATAAGAATAATGCAATATTTCTTGGAAAGAAAGACTTCTACCTTTTCTATCGTTTAACCATTTTTCACAAACTTGATAGCCTCCTATTTTGTATTCCCATACCTCGTTCGAAATTTTTGCAAAATATTGTTTTGAATTGATCCAGACCCTTTCTTTTTCAATTTCATAACTTAATTTATCTACTACAGTATCCCCGGAGACTGGAAATTTTACTTTGGATGCGGTTTTGTTTTGCATCAATTGTAGGGAGACGATTTTTTCTCCGTATTTTGAAAGTTTTCTGAATAGCTCCTTGTTAGAAGTGATAGGAATACGAGGAAAGTCTCTCTTTAAAAATTCGGCATATCTCTTTCTGTATTCAGAGGAGTATAATATCGAAAATATATAATAAAATACTTCTTCATGGGTCGAAGATATATCTTTCGAATGCAACAGATCCAAAAATTCCTTTGAAAAATTTACGGACTTTTCCGTAAAAAGACCGGAATCATCTCCCACTAAATATAGTGGAAAGAAAAATGCATTATTCGATGTTTTGGGAGATAGGCCGATTACTTCTCCAGGGAGATCGGTAACAAGCGCATGAGCGAAATTCTCTCCCTTAGTCATCCTAGAAGTTATCAATGCTAAATTTTCATTCTGCAAAAGATGTTTCATTATCTCTTTTCTAGGGTAGCAAAGAAATCCTTTGGTTTTTCCAGTGTAATATGTGTATCTATAGTCAAAAGGTCGATAAAGTATCTTTGTGATATATTTCTTATTTGGGCCGGAGTCTAAAAGGTCCTTTTGGGCATAACTTACCTTCCAATCTCTTACGTCTTCACCTAGCTGAAATTCAACCCTTGCCTCCTCAGTCTCCATTTCGGAAAATCCGATTATAGTCTTCCATACTTCTTCGGGAGTAAAATGGATCGTGAGTTTGTCTCGAGCAGTCAATAGTCCTACTGAATGAGAAGGCATTATTTCGGTAATCTTAGGATATTTTTCATATTCGATCCTACGCTTGCTATCCTGAGGAACGAATAAACAAAGATCTTTAGAAGGTTCGATTTGATTCCAATTTGTATCAGAGAGGTCATGTTCCCTTAACCATTTATATTTTGTTTCCCTATCTCCCAATAACTCGGAATAGAATATTCGAGCAGGCTCTTTCACTTCGCCATTCTTCTTTTTAATAAATATGCTAAGCGCGACTCCTTGCGCTATTTCAAATACATTCTGATCGGAACTACCGTCTTTTTGTTTTTCGGCCTTGCCGGAGTTCCCATGTAAGTCTAATATATAAATATCATCGAAAGTATTTCGTAAACTTTCTCTCATTCCCCTAAATGTAGGGTTATCTAAATAGGCGTGATTCGTAATGAATGCAAGTATCCCTTCACCATTCTGTTCTATTTTCCATTGAGAGAAGCGGATAAATTTTACATAATCATCATTCAACCATTTAGGGTTCTTTTCATTGAGAGGCTTCCCGCCGAATTCAAAGTAATTTCCTGTGCCTTTATGTAATAAGTTATATATCCAATCTCCGTTATTCTTGGATTCTCCGAAATAAGGTGGGTTACCGAGTATTACTGCAATCGGCTTGTTCTCTTTGATTTCTCCGGCTTCTCTTGATTCATTTACCAAAAATTTATCGAAAATATCTTCTTCCTTAAAATGGACCGACTCTTCTAGAGTGTTAGTTAAGAAGATCCTGAGCCTATCGTCCGCTTCAAAATCATATCCTGTTTCTTTTAAATATAAACCTATCTTAAGGTGTGCAATCGCATAAGGTGCCATTAATAATTCAAAACCGAAGATCCTCGGAAGTAAATGTTTCGGGACGTATTTTTTCCATTGTCCTTCGTTCCCTTGAAAGGAAGCTTTGATCATCTTTATTACTTCGAATAAGAAAGTTCCGGTTCCTACTGCGGGATCTAAAATTTGGATCCTATGAGACTCTTCTCCATTCTGATCTGAAGAATTCTTCGAAATTGTGTCTGAATTGGCTAAACCGCCTTTAAATCCAAAATACTTTTTGTTTCTCAGAATATAATCTACGGTTTTAACCAGATATTTTACAACGGGATCGGGCGTATAATAGACTCCCTTTTTTTCCCGTATCTTGGAGTCATATGAAGCTAGAAAAGTTTCATAAAAATGAATTACCGGATCTTCATGTTTCGTCTTCTTGCCAAAGTCCTTTAAGATGGCTTGGAAATCCGCTCTATCCAATAGGTATGCTAAATTATCGACTGCCCAAGTCACTCTATCGTCTAACTCGGTGCCTGCGATAGTATTGAATAATCTTCTTAAAAATGGATTCGTTTTGGGAACTTCGAAACCGGCTGTTTTTCGAGTAAATTCTCCCGAAGAATGATTCGCTCTTGCGGCAAATAGACCGTAACAAATTGTCTGAGCGTACATATCGGCAAATTCCGCTTCTGAGAGTTGTTTGATTAAACGGGAATGAAAGGTTTTCATTTGATCCTTTAGTGCGGAGTCTTCCTTGGATTGAAGGGCCGAAAGGATTGTATTACGAATAACTAATGCGATTTTTCCCATCCTTTGGGCTAAATCTTTAGGGTCTTTGGCGACTCTTGTTTGCTCGTTTGCGAAACAATCTAAAAGGTCGATTACTTCTGATTCATATCCCGGAAAGGGAACTATTTTACTTCCCTTTCTGCTTGCGATTTTAACGGATGATCTTTTTTCTCCTTCTACGAACCATCTGAATTCGAGATAGTCGGTAACGATCAAATTTCCTAAACTTTCTTTATACCTTTGAATTTGTTCTGATTTTTCGATTTTATCTAAATTTTCCCCTATATCTTTAGTTTCTATATAACCGATAGGCGTGTTATTTCTTAAGATTACGTAGTCTGGAGCCCCATATTCGGTTCTTCTCGGCTCATTGTTTGCCAATAAAGAGTTATCGATTGAATGAAGAAGTTCAGCAAGGGGTGCACGATATGAAAGTTCCGTCGATACTCCGGTAGACGAAATTTCAGATAGAGAATGTATATATTTGGATAGGAATCCTATTCTAACGGTGCTGGATTGTTGTGGGCCGCCCTTGCTCATTGTATTCTAAAATAGAATATCCTATAATAGAATATTTTGGGTCAATGCGGAATTTTGATGTTTTTTCTAGAAAATGTCCGAAAAGGGGAGAATGGAGCCTTTTCCGGCCCGCTACACGGAATAAGCCAGCAGAGGCTTTAATTCGAATATTTCTTCTTTGTATTTTAAACGAGTCATTCTATATATTCTATTTCTGGAATATTCATTCCGGAACTGAATTTTTAAGTAAAAGTACACGCGAAAATCAATATTCCGGACCTGAGCCTCATAACGGGGAATTTCGAATTGCATACGTCTCCGTTAGGAGCATAATTATGGCAATGCCAATGTTTCGCAGAATACCGCGAAAGTTAGAAGAAATATTAGGTGATGAAGGAACGAACGAGTTTTCCGATTTTATCAACGATTCTTTCGCAGCTAACAAGGAGAATGTGATGGAACTTGTTTCGGATAGATTTGAGAACAGACTTTCGGAAGAATTGAATGTATTCCGCTCTGAATACAAAACAGATCTGGCAGATTTAAGAGCAGAATTCAAATCGGATATAGCTGAACTTCGGGCCGAAGTAAAAGAGGACATAGCAGAACTTCGTGCAGAATTAAAGGAGGATATTGCAGAGCTTCGAACAGAATTAAAAGAGGATATTGCAGAGCTTCGGGCGGAATTAAAGGAAGATATCGCCGAACTCAGAGCAGAGCTAAAAGGAGAAATAGCAGAACTCCGTGTCGAAATGAATGAAAAAATCTCAGAGCTCCGAATAGAAATTCACAAACTCATTTCTGCTCAGACAAGATGGATGTTAGGTGCGATCATAGCCTTGACGGGAATTTTCTCGATCATAGTCAAAATGTAAATTCTCGAAAGGGTTTTAAGATTTGGAAAGTTTTTCGATCGATCTGGCAGCGATCTCTTTTCTGAGATCTTGGGCTTTTATTTTAGAGGTCCTTGTTTCTGAAACTAGGTTTGGGTTCGCGGTTTTAGGATGTCCGCTCAAAAAGGGAGGTTCAGGATTATATTCGATCATCAATTGGATTTCTTCTGCGGCCATTTGGCCTTGGATCTCCGCTACAACTTGGAGTGCAAAATCGATCCCAGCGGTGACCCCACCTCCGGTGATTCTGTCTCGATCGATTACCACTCTATCTTCTTGTACGTCAATTTTGGGAAAAAGTCTTAATACATCGAGAGATAGCCAATGTGTGGTCGCTTTATATCCATTTAATAGACCTGCTGCAGCCAAAACCAAAGAGCCGGTGCAAACGGAGCTAATGTATTTGGAAGTTTTTGATTTTTCTCTCAGCCAATTCAGAATTCTTTCATTTTCCATGAGTCGATTGACTCCGAGTCCACCGGGAACTAAGACCAAGTCCAAGTCTATATTTTCATACAAACTTCTGTCCGGAAGAATGAAAAGCCCTCTTTCGGAAGGGACTGGGTCCTTTGTTTCGGCTATAACATGGACTTTGGAATTTTTCATTCTGGAAAATACTTCGTAAGGACCTACAAAATCCAGCGGAGTTAGGTCCGGAAAGATAAGTAATCCGATATTGAACGGCTCTTGCATAGATAAGATTGGATAGAACTAGGATAACTCTTCAAGTCGAATTCGAAGGAAAAACTTCCGGTAAAGTCGATGAAATCCTCTTCAGGAAATTTGAAAGGAGGGAAGAAAGAACGTTAATTGATAAATATCTGGGATATTAAATGAACTTCTATCTAATATCCTGATTTGGTATATTCTGAATTGGGAAGTAGAATTAGTTTTGCTTGGCTAAAACAATCTACACCGAAGAATATAAGATTTTCCAAAAGTTGCTAAAGAAGGCCCGGGAAGACGCAGGCTTAACTCAAGTGGATGTTGCAGACGCGCTCAAAACACCCCAATCTTTTATTTCCAAAGTCGAGGCGGGAGACAGAAGGATAGACGTTATCGAATTCTGGAACCTGGCAAAACTTTATAAAAAGCCTGTGGAATTCTTCTTCAAGTTTGAAGATAAAGCAGAACATAAATCTAAGAAGAAGTCTTTAAAAGCCGCAAGTTCTACTAAAAGAAAGTCCAAATAGCGTACGTTTTTGATCCGTTGGATTGCCAACCATTCTTTTCCTTCTGAGAAAAGAATAGCCAAGAACAACAGCTTCTCTAAAAAATTCCAATTGCCTTAAGGCAAAAAGCTAAATGAAGCCGAATCGAATTTCGAATCCATGGATCTATGGGATCATTCTGATCCTGACTGCCTACTTTTCCTTTTGGGCCGGAAGGCTAGGCTTGGATAATATGGAGCTACCTTTTTCGGATATCGGATATGAGACGGAAAGTATTGTTGATTCGCATTATTTCATCAGGCCGCGATTAATTCTCAAGAACGTTAGGTTTTATTGGCAGAAGGGTATTTTCGTCGAAGCGGATCGTCTCTCTTTGGAGGCTATTCCTAAAAACGGAGAAATTTTGCCTTTTGATCAGCCGGAACTTTTTAGCCTTAAGATCTTAAACGGTAATATCCATATTTCTTTCGAAAGTCTGGAAAAACTGATTAACGAAAGATTGTTCTCTTTTCCGGAATCTACCCTTCGTAAAATTAAACTTCGTCCGATTTTTCATAATGGTGTTTGGAAACTTAAGATCTCAGGGGAGGTCAAACTAGTAGTTTGGGTCTCATTCGAAGGAATTGCCACAGTTAAGATCGATCCTGAATCAGGTAGGATCTTGGTGGAGAACGAGTCCGTTCGAGCATTATTAAATCCTTATACAAAAGAACTTTTAAATACAGTTGGCGTGTCCATCGAAGACCTGATCCGTTTTCCTAAGGGGAAAGGATTGGTCTTTTCGGGGAATAAAGTGTTTTTTGAACCGTTTTCCGTTTTTCCCGATCCGGAAGTGGAAGGTAAGATTAAAGATCTTAAATTGAATGAAAATACCCTAGATATAGAGTTTATTGCGGAACAGGAGATTCCTTCTCCTAAAACAAATTCCAAAAATTATATCTATGTTACCGGAGGAAAATTACTCTTCGGAGGGATTCAAGTTCACCAAGGCAAGGTCTTACTTATAGACAGAGAAGAATCCTCTTTGTTCGATTTCTCCTTTTCCGAATATAAAAAGGCTTTGTCTCTCTCTAATGTAAGAATGGAGGAAGATGGGCGTATCCTCATCTTTATGCCTGATTCTCCGCCTCTTGAATAATCTTGCCGATTAATAAAATATTTCCAATCTTATAAAAATTTCTCTAATCGGGAACGTTCTTATTCGAAGTCGGTCCTCTTGTTGAAGAGGATACTTATGAATCTTTTCACTTCCAAGTCGCAGTTCCCCATATTTTGTATTAAGGGCGGGTTGCTCTTTTTATGGATTTTTTTGACGAGTTGTATTTCTCCTCAATTTGCAATGAGTGGGGGAGGGGGAAGCCCTTATCCTTCCGACTTTGTCTATAAAGGAGATCTATTCGGTTTACAAAATTGTTTGAGAGCAGGTTATTCAGTAGATACAAGAGATCCTTTTACTAGGAATTTTACGCCTTTAATGATCGCGGCAAGAGAAGGAGAAGTTGAGATTGCAGAATTTTTAGTTCGGAACGGCGCAGACATTAACGCTAAAACTAGAGATGGACATACCGCTCTAATGATGGCCGTTTACAATCGGAACCTTGATATAGTGAAACTACTTTTGAAGAATGGTGCCAATGTACATATCAAAAGTAAACAAGGACATACAGCATTTTCGGAAGCTAGTTTAGAAGAAGCAATTCAGATCAAAGAACTACTTCTTCCATATGAGATCGGTCCAAAAAGATGAAATCAGCATTTCAGATCGTTCTTGTTCTTTTATTTCTAGAATCTTGCATGAATGACGATCGCTGCATAAGGGACTGCGATAAGAACTTTTCCATCTGTCTGTTGGTTGCGAGCAATGAGAATTCTCTTGGGATCGGATTCATTTGCAAAGTAATTTGCGACGATTGTAAATCAGACTGTTATAGGGTAACCTCTTCCGGAAGGACAACCAGTACTTCCAGAGGTGGATCGGGTGGAGGAGGGGGAGGCGGTAGTTCAGGCGGAGACAGTGGTGGTGGCCACGGCGGAGGTGGTCATGGAGGAAGCGGAATCATATTCTAAGGTATAGATACAAAAAAAGGGAAACCGAGTCATTCGGTTTCCAGTTTGAGCTATTATGAAAATTTTATATAGAAAGTCTACTTCGCAAATCCTATCTGAGAAGTTATCGGCGTTTTTTCATAGTCTTCTTTCTTACCGGCTACCTCGTCAAAATAGGTTTCGTAATTCGGGAAATTTGTTCCCATGATCCGGTCCCAAAAATTAAAATAGAGACTATAATTCCCATGAAACTTTTGGTGGTGAAGGTTATGATGGGTGGAGGTGTTGATCCACTTTGTAATAGGATGACTCGCCCATCCTTTCGGTAAAAATTCATATCCTAAATGCCACCAAATATTCATTACCATCGCATAGAATGTGTGGAATATGAACACTCCGAAATGGATCGGCACTAAACTGATGAACGGCACAACGTAAATCGCTTCTAAGAAAGCTTCTGCCCAATGGAAATTGTATGCAGCTAAAGGAGAAGGGTTAACGGATTTATGATGGATCGCATGTACGAAAGAATAGACCTTTTTGTGATGCATAAGTCTATGAGCCCAATAAAACCAAGTTTCATGCCAGACGGTGATCAGGATATAACTTAAGATCGCATAAGCCCAACCTCTTTCGGAGATATCGAAGTAGAGCGCTCTCGGAAGATATCCTAACTTTTGAAGGCTGAAAGAAACGACCGCAACCAAGCTGAACATTATCATCGTGACTGCAGATTGTTTGATCTCATATACGACCTTCTCCCATTTTGGGAAATTTTTCTGGATCCTGTATTTTTCGAAGTATCCTTTTTTCCAAATCCAGAATATAAAGAATGCGAGTCCTGCTAATGGATAGTATCTGATAAAGTTCATTGAAAGTTGGAATAGTCCGAAATTCCGAACGCATTCCCAACTGAAATCACAAGCGTTAAATGCCATTTTTCCTCCGATCTCTGCATTCAGTTTACGTCGGATCCCGAAAGAAATCGTCCTCCCCGATCGGAGCGGAATAAAATATACGTCCAGACCGATCGAAACGGACTATTTGGACTTATTTTTGCGGATCTTGTTTCTGTATTCGGAGGGTGTAAATCCGGTTTCCTTTCGGAAAACCTCGTTAAAAGCTGATTTTGAGCCAAATCCCGAAGAGTAGGCGATGGACAACAAAACTTCTTGAGGATCGGATTCTATTTTCTTTTTTGCCTCTTCTACCCTGTGTTCATTCAATAATTGAAAGAAATTTTTTCCAATTTCATTGTTCAAATATTCAGAGAGTTGGTGCGTACTAATCTCTAATCTGCCTGCCAAAAATCCGAGTGTCAGATCTTCTTTTAAGAATACCTTCTCCTTTTGAAATAGGTCTTCTAAGTTTTGTTTGATACCATCTAGATCCAACCCGATTAGTTGGGAGGCTCTGTATTTTTTTTCCTCTTCCACTACTCTTTGTACTTCTAAGAAAAATTCGGGGAATCCTTGGCGCAGAATATACAAAGAGCATAAAAAGATCCCGATCAAAGAACCTACACCTTCTAAGCCTCTGATAGATCCTAAGAATACGGATATGGAGCCATATAATAAAATGATCAGAATACAAACGCTTACTCCTAAGATCGTAAGCATTCTTGGGTCTTTGTATATGACCGAAAACCGAAAACCCCAAAACAAACGAACAAATGTGGAAAGTAAAAATGCGAACACGACTCCCATGGCGCTTAAAACCGGGATTTTTAAAAATACTGGAAGCCCGGTGGTCTGCAGACTTTTGAGTAATTCGATCTTTTCCGGGCTTCCGGAAAAATAAAAGGGCGCCATCCAAATAAATATCAGTAGTGCGGGGATCATCTTGAGATAAAATATTTTTTTGGATTCCGGAGTGTTTCCCATGGCAAGAAGTAGATAACGTTCAATAAAAGGTCCCATGAGTCCGGAAACAGGAAGATGTGTAAGATACAAACCAGGGAAGTGGATGATCATTTTACAAGTCAGTAAGAATGCATGAGATAGAAAGATCCCCACTAAGAAAAAAATAATCGCTAGTAAGTTTTGTTTTTCTCCCCTCGGTGAAGAAAATATTTCTCCCAAAGAAAACAAAAATGCGAGTCCGATCGAGAAGACTAAAAATAAGGAAGTATAAGATTGGATTCCGAACTCGTTCATGTTGTAATTTCCGCGATACCAATCTTCTCCGCGGCCTTTACTAAAGACAAATCCGCAGAATATAATTTTGCGCTTCCTAAGATGCAACTTGCAAGCAAATGTGCATCTATCCAGCCGATTCCTAGTCCCGCCAAGGAATTTCTTTCTGAAAAGATCATGGTCTCTTTATGGTTTGCGATCGGAACTTCTTTCAGGAGGGCATATTCAGTGAGAAAAGAGTTCTTATTTTTAAAATTACCCAGACTGAGCTCTCCCTCTACCATAGGATGACGTCGAACCAAACCTTGGTGTAGAAGTTCCACTAGTTTTGGATCGGATCTGCGCAGGTGATTGATCCAAACGGAAGTGTCTACTAGTACCGCCGTCATTTAGGGGATTTTTTTCGGATAGGGCCTTCTGCTTTAGGATCGGTCCCTCCTAAAAGAGCCATTCTTTCTGCAGATTTTTCTCGAATAAGTGCGCGTAATCCTTCTTGGACGAGACGTGTCTTTTCTAAGATCCCGGTATAGTCTTGGGCGCTGGAGATCAGCTCGTCTGGGATGTATAGGGTGGTTTTGACAGCTGTCATATATGGTAATATATGGTTAAAATTGCCATATGTCAAGAGAGTAGGACCGGAAAAGTGATTTGGGGACAGAAAATTGATTCCGCTTCGTGGTTGATGGGGAAAATTCTGAATGTATGCACCCTTCTTCCCAAATGAATCGCTCACTTATGTCGCATAAGAACGAGGACATCACACTAAAGTCGAGTAGTGCTTTGGGGAAGAAGGCCCAAAAATTTCTCTTCCTTGCATAAATAATGCCATCTGGCTGGGAATCTTGGCTAAAACCTTGACCAGGGACCCTGGGTAAAAATACTGTGTATTTCTAGCTCCTATCTCTGGGAGCGGGTAGATAGACATGCCCTCTTAGCTCAGTGGTAGAGCACTTCCATGGTAAGGAAGGGGTCACCAGTTCAAGCCTGGTAGAGGGCTAAGTTCGAATAGGTCTGTAGTTTAATGGTAGAACAAGGATCTCCAAAGTCCTTGGTGGGAGTTCGATTCTCTCCAGACCTGGAGTTTTGATCCTAAAGGTTCGACAAAGTTTAGGAAGGATTTATAGTGAAGTTTGGCGCATTTATACAAGAGTGTAGAGAAGAACTGAAAAAAGTTCAATGGCCGAATAGACAAGAGGTGATGCAGTCCACCATCGTAGTTCTAGTCACGGTTTTATTTTTCTCTGCTTTCCTATTCTTTTCGGATACTGCGTTTGTGAAGCTTCTTACCGGATTCTGGAATCTGTAAGAACTTAGGATTAAGTGTGATTATGATGGCTGATTTGAAATGGTATGCGTTACAGACTTATTCCGGTCACGAGAATAAGGTCCAGAAGAATCTGGAAAAGCTGATCCAACAGCGCAAGCTGGAGGAGAAGATTTCTCAAGTGCGTATTCCTACCATGGAAGTCGCCGAGATGAAGAACGGCAAAAAGAAGGTTACTAAGAAAAAACTTATGCCGGGCTACGTTCTTGTTGAGATGGATATGGACGAGGACCTTCGATTCATGATCCAAAGTCTTCCTTCTGTTTCTACTTTTGTGGGATCCAAAGATGGGGGACCGGAGCCTCTTTCCGTTGACGAAGTGAAAAATCTTTTCGCGGAAACCGGAGAGTTCCAATCAGAGGAGCCAGTTACTCCTCGCTTATTGTTTAAAGTGGGAGATAGCCTGAAGATTATCGACGGGCCTTTCGCGAATTTTACTGGAGTCGTAGACGAGATCTTCCCGGACAAAGGAAGACTCAGAGTGAAGGTGGAGATTTTCGGACGCTCTACCCCTGTGGAATTAGATTATCTACAGGTCAAAACCGAACCCTGACCGGTGGGAGAACCGGGAGAAACAAATAAGGTGTTTCGCCAATGGCAGCAAAAAAAGTAGTAAAGCAGATTAAGCTCCAGGTTGAAGCCGGTAAGGCCAACCCTGCTCCTCCAGTCGGACCGGCACTCGGTCAGGCAGGATTGAACATTATGGAGTTCTGCAAGCAGTTCAACGAGAGATCTAAAAACCAAATGGGTTATAAGCTCCCCGTTGTAATCACAGTATTCTCCGACAGGAGTTTTACATTCATTACCAAGTCCCCTCCGGCAGCTCTTCTTGTTAAGAAAGCGATCGGATTAGAGACCGGTTCCGCAACTCCTCATACTGTTAAGGTAGGGAAGATTTCTCGTAAGCAATTAGAAGAAATTGCTAAAACCAAAATGGAAGACTTAAACGCGAACGATCTGGACGCAGCTGTTCAAATTATCGCCGGAACTTGTCGTTCTATGGGCGTTACGGTAGAGGGTTAATCATGAAACGCGGAAAAAAATATCGCGCGGCTAAAGAGAAAGTCGACGCAACTAAAGTTTATCCGATCGATAAAGCCGTAGAATTAGCTCAGGCTTCTTCTTACTCTAAATTTGACGGTACGATCGAGATCTCTACAAAAGTTAATTATAAATCTCTCCAAAACGTGAGAGGGACTATCTCTCTTCCTCACGGAACCGGTAAACTGGTTCGGGTTCTTGTTTTCTGCAAAGGAGACAAACAAAACGACGCGAAAAACGCAGGTGCGGAATTCGTGGGCGATATGGACCTGATCGAGAAAGTAGCCGGTGGTTGGACCGACTTCGATGCTTGCGTTGCTACTCCTGACATGATGAAGGAAGTAGGTAAGCTGGGACCGATCTTAGGACGTAAAGGTTTAATGCCTAAGCCTAAGGCTGGAACAGTGACTAACGATGTTGCGAAAGCAGTTGGCGAACTGAAATCAGGACGTATCGAATATCGTCCGGACAAAGGCGGAGTCGTTCACCTAGGAGTTGGT encodes:
- a CDS encoding type ISP restriction/modification enzyme, whose amino-acid sequence is MSKGGPQQSSTVRIGFLSKYIHSLSEISSTGVSTELSYRAPLAELLHSIDNSLLANNEPRRTEYGAPDYVILRNNTPIGYIETKDIGENLDKIEKSEQIQRYKESLGNLIVTDYLEFRWFVEGEKRSSVKIASRKGSKIVPFPGYESEVIDLLDCFANEQTRVAKDPKDLAQRMGKIALVIRNTILSALQSKEDSALKDQMKTFHSRLIKQLSEAEFADMYAQTICYGLFAARANHSSGEFTRKTAGFEVPKTNPFLRRLFNTIAGTELDDRVTWAVDNLAYLLDRADFQAILKDFGKKTKHEDPVIHFYETFLASYDSKIREKKGVYYTPDPVVKYLVKTVDYILRNKKYFGFKGGLANSDTISKNSSDQNGEESHRIQILDPAVGTGTFLFEVIKMIKASFQGNEGQWKKYVPKHLLPRIFGFELLMAPYAIAHLKIGLYLKETGYDFEADDRLRIFLTNTLEESVHFKEEDIFDKFLVNESREAGEIKENKPIAVILGNPPYFGESKNNGDWIYNLLHKGTGNYFEFGGKPLNEKNPKWLNDDYVKFIRFSQWKIEQNGEGILAFITNHAYLDNPTFRGMRESLRNTFDDIYILDLHGNSGKAEKQKDGSSDQNVFEIAQGVALSIFIKKKNGEVKEPARIFYSELLGDRETKYKWLREHDLSDTNWNQIEPSKDLCLFVPQDSKRRIEYEKYPKITEIMPSHSVGLLTARDKLTIHFTPEEVWKTIIGFSEMETEEARVEFQLGEDVRDWKVSYAQKDLLDSGPNKKYITKILYRPFDYRYTYYTGKTKGFLCYPRKEIMKHLLQNENLALITSRMTKGENFAHALVTDLPGEVIGLSPKTSNNAFFFPLYLVGDDSGLFTEKSVNFSKEFLDLLHSKDISSTHEEVFYYIFSILYSSEYRKRYAEFLKRDFPRIPITSNKELFRKLSKYGEKIVSLQLMQNKTASKVKFPVSGDTVVDKLSYEIEKERVWINSKQYFAKISNEVWEYKIGGYQVCEKWLNDRKGRSLSFQEILHYSYIPHSIESIIKITGSIDKTISEYGKFPFV
- a CDS encoding LA_3696 family protein, whose amino-acid sequence is MFRRIPRKLEEILGDEGTNEFSDFINDSFAANKENVMELVSDRFENRLSEELNVFRSEYKTDLADLRAEFKSDIAELRAEVKEDIAELRAELKEDIAELRTELKEDIAELRAELKEDIAELRAELKGEIAELRVEMNEKISELRIEIHKLISAQTRWMLGAIIALTGIFSIIVKM
- a CDS encoding DJ-1/PfpI family protein, producing the protein MQEPFNIGLLIFPDLTPLDFVGPYEVFSRMKNSKVHVIAETKDPVPSERGLFILPDRSLYENIDLDLVLVPGGLGVNRLMENERILNWLREKSKTSKYISSVCTGSLVLAAAGLLNGYKATTHWLSLDVLRLFPKIDVQEDRVVIDRDRITGGGVTAGIDFALQVVAEIQGQMAAEEIQLMIEYNPEPPFLSGHPKTANPNLVSETRTSKIKAQDLRKEIAARSIEKLSKS
- a CDS encoding helix-turn-helix domain-containing protein — its product is MAKTIYTEEYKIFQKLLKKAREDAGLTQVDVADALKTPQSFISKVEAGDRRIDVIEFWNLAKLYKKPVEFFFKFEDKAEHKSKKKSLKAASSTKRKSK
- a CDS encoding ankyrin repeat domain-containing protein, which codes for MNLFTSKSQFPIFCIKGGLLFLWIFLTSCISPQFAMSGGGGSPYPSDFVYKGDLFGLQNCLRAGYSVDTRDPFTRNFTPLMIAAREGEVEIAEFLVRNGADINAKTRDGHTALMMAVYNRNLDIVKLLLKNGANVHIKSKQGHTAFSEASLEEAIQIKELLLPYEIGPKR
- a CDS encoding sterol desaturase family protein yields the protein MAFNACDFSWECVRNFGLFQLSMNFIRYYPLAGLAFFIFWIWKKGYFEKYRIQKNFPKWEKVVYEIKQSAVTMIMFSLVAVVSFSLQKLGYLPRALYFDISERGWAYAILSYILITVWHETWFYWAHRLMHHKKVYSFVHAIHHKSVNPSPLAAYNFHWAEAFLEAIYVVPFISLVPIHFGVFIFHTFYAMVMNIWWHLGYEFLPKGWASHPITKWINTSTHHNLHHQKFHGNYSLYFNFWDRIMGTNFPNYETYFDEVAGKKEDYEKTPITSQIGFAK
- a CDS encoding helix-turn-helix domain-containing protein, translated to MNEFGIQSYTSLFLVFSIGLAFLFSLGEIFSSPRGEKQNLLAIIFFLVGIFLSHAFLLTCKMIIHFPGLYLTHLPVSGLMGPFIERYLLLAMGNTPESKKIFYLKMIPALLIFIWMAPFYFSGSPEKIELLKSLQTTGLPVFLKIPVLSAMGVVFAFLLSTFVRLFWGFRFSVIYKDPRMLTILGVSVCILIILLYGSISVFLGSIRGLEGVGSLIGIFLCSLYILRQGFPEFFLEVQRVVEEEKKYRASQLIGLDLDGIKQNLEDLFQKEKVFLKEDLTLGFLAGRLEISTHQLSEYLNNEIGKNFFQLLNEHRVEEAKKKIESDPQEVLLSIAYSSGFGSKSAFNEVFRKETGFTPSEYRNKIRKNKSK
- a CDS encoding type II toxin-antitoxin system VapC family toxin: MTAVLVDTSVWINHLRRSDPKLVELLHQGLVRRHPMVEGELSLGNFKNKNSFLTEYALLKEVPIANHKETMIFSERNSLAGLGIGWIDAHLLASCILGSAKLYSADLSLVKAAEKIGIAEITT
- a CDS encoding type II toxin-antitoxin system VapB family antitoxin, with the protein product MTAVKTTLYIPDELISSAQDYTGILEKTRLVQEGLRALIREKSAERMALLGGTDPKAEGPIRKKSPK
- the secE gene encoding preprotein translocase subunit SecE encodes the protein MKFGAFIQECREELKKVQWPNRQEVMQSTIVVLVTVLFFSAFLFFSDTAFVKLLTGFWNL
- the nusG gene encoding transcription termination/antitermination protein NusG; amino-acid sequence: MADLKWYALQTYSGHENKVQKNLEKLIQQRKLEEKISQVRIPTMEVAEMKNGKKKVTKKKLMPGYVLVEMDMDEDLRFMIQSLPSVSTFVGSKDGGPEPLSVDEVKNLFAETGEFQSEEPVTPRLLFKVGDSLKIIDGPFANFTGVVDEIFPDKGRLRVKVEIFGRSTPVELDYLQVKTEP